CAGAGGACAGAGGACAGTAGGCAGTGGACGGATGACAGTCAGGAGTTTTCCCTCAGTGCTTGTTTCAATCCAGCAAAATAATGCAATATTAACAGGTTAAGGCTTATACACCCTGTAAGACCCGTAACCGTTCACCAGGGGCTACAGATTTACGGAACCCAGCGGCCGGTAAGCGTTTACCAGGGCCACGGATTCGTGCAAGCAGGCCGGCGAATCCATAGTATGCCTATGTGAGCCGGCCTGATCGTGCGAAGATGGGGTGCTGAATATCTTACAGGGCTTTAACCTGGTTTGGGTGCCAGTAATCTTTAAAAGCTATACCACTGCCAGCCAAATATTGCGGACAAGGTCACCGTATAGGCGATGAGGGCGTAATACCATCGACCGGCAAACTTGGGGGTTTTAATCGGGGCTACATTCAAAGCGGCCAGCAGCATAAGCAGGATATAGATAAAAATAGAAAAAGCAGTGTGGCTGATTAATCCATTAAACAGAAAAGCAAAGACCAGGATGATGATGTTATTGTCCAGCGCCAGTCCCATGTAGGTCGACCCGTCAACCAGGCCGAAGACATTGAAATAGCTGAGCCGGAGTACCCCGGTCGCTACGATAATAAAGGCTCCGGGCAGGAACCAGGGACTGAAATGTCCGTAGCTTAACAGGACAATGGCCGGGCAAATGCTGAAGCTGACAATGTCGATCAGGGAATCGAGCTGTCCCCCGAACTCCCGCTGTTTATCGTTCCGCCCTTTCAGGCGCCGGGCGATAAGGCCATCACTCCAGTCAAAGAATACCGCCCAGATCAGGCCGATCATTGCGGCTGGGAAGATGCCCAGGAGCGCATAATAAATAGCGACAACCGCGCATAGAAGCCCTGCCAGAGAACATATGTTAGGCAGGTCTTTGGCAAAAGAGAGTATGGAAGCGGGCGAATCTGATGAATGTGGGGCTGCCATTATTCCCTCTCCGGACCAATAACGTCGCGTAATGCTTCAGCCAGGCCCAGGTTTTCAGGCTGGGTGCGGCTGGCTATGCGGAGATAACGGTCGGATTCCGGCATTGTCTTGCCCTGACAGTGTTTTATGTAGATATTATGCTTAACAAACAGCTTTTCGGTTACTTCCGGACCGGATGCGGCATGATCGGGCAGACGGCAGAAAATATAATTGGCCTCAGGCTGGTAGACGGTCATTCCCTGGACCGCTTTGAGTTGCTTGTAAAAATGGTCGCGATCAGCCTTGACCCTGCTGCAGCTATCAATAAACTGCTGACGGTACTGCGGGGCAAGACGCAGGAATTCTTCCGCAAAGCCATTAATATTCCAGATATGGAGCCCTTGCCGGACTTTTGCCGCAAAGTCAGGGTTGGCGGTGAGCATGTAACCGATCCGGATGCCGCAGATGCCATAGGCCTTGCTCATGCTTTTGAAAATTGCCAGGTTCGAAAAATTATCAATCTCTTTTTCAAGGGTTTCCTGGTCGCGGTTTCTGACAAAATCAATAAAAGATTCATCAACGATGAGCATACAGTCGTGGTCTGCCAGTTTCTTCAACAAACGGATAAGTTCAGCCTTCGGGACCAGCAACGAGGTGGGATTATTCGGGGTGACCACCACTGCCAAACCTGCCTTGCAACGGATGGCCTCTGCAGCGAATTTGTCCACATCCAACTGAAAGGAGGGTGACTCAAGGGCAAACTCAACTACATTTCCAGTAAGCGCCGCATTGGCGTATTCATTGAACGACGGAACCGGCACAATCAATTTGCGGCCCATCCCGGCGATAATCTTGATAAGCTCTGCCGCCCCATTGCCCACTACAATCC
The DNA window shown above is from Desulfobacterales bacterium and carries:
- a CDS encoding CDP-alcohol phosphatidyltransferase family protein gives rise to the protein MAAPHSSDSPASILSFAKDLPNICSLAGLLCAVVAIYYALLGIFPAAMIGLIWAVFFDWSDGLIARRLKGRNDKQREFGGQLDSLIDIVSFSICPAIVLLSYGHFSPWFLPGAFIIVATGVLRLSYFNVFGLVDGSTYMGLALDNNIIILVFAFLFNGLISHTAFSIFIYILLMLLAALNVAPIKTPKFAGRWYYALIAYTVTLSAIFGWQWYSF
- a CDS encoding histidinol-phosphate aminotransferase family protein → MTNKASTAQQRYEFISSQHGGYWRHDFIDHNYLYNLYFPPEDFFTHITRHIHQLVLSYPVAQKDLAGLMGDLIAQPPERIVVGNGAAELIKIIAGMGRKLIVPVPSFNEYANAALTGNVVEFALESPSFQLDVDKFAAEAIRCKAGLAVVVTPNNPTSLLVPKAELIRLLKKLADHDCMLIVDESFIDFVRNRDQETLEKEIDNFSNLAIFKSMSKAYGICGIRIGYMLTANPDFAAKVRQGLHIWNINGFAEEFLRLAPQYRQQFIDSCSRVKADRDHFYKQLKAVQGMTVYQPEANYIFCRLPDHAASGPEVTEKLFVKHNIYIKHCQGKTMPESDRYLRIASRTQPENLGLAEALRDVIGPERE